In Candidatus Terasakiella magnetica, the following proteins share a genomic window:
- a CDS encoding AAA family ATPase: MSALMEHNDQHQQEPFMAFVQDDITTHSLNDVVSLQGWNTNRIFDGGIDLAIKTLSEIDTPQLLVIDLTGCMAPLEKIAELASVCEAGVGLVCLGTTNDVSLYRDLLDMGVEDYLLKPIDPETLAHAIERACEVEEAPIVPEDECEGDVVSVFGALGGVGATATALNLAWDISEREGKRVALVDMDLHFGTIALSLDLEPGKGFREALENPSRIDSLFLERAMVKVSERFSILACETDLATVCHFESEALDLLIERLRQKYDLVVLDVPRDLLPRCGDLLSRLGKMIVVSDLSLAGMRDSLRMTRYAKDHMIEDNLMVCASRAGENKERELSVKEFEKGIEKTLSCTIPYDAKGFAAAEMQGSALMKVAPKSKAAQAMESLFSNFVEKGADEVEKTSFWRKIFKAK, from the coding sequence ATGAGCGCTCTCATGGAACATAATGATCAACATCAACAAGAGCCGTTTATGGCTTTTGTACAGGATGATATTACAACCCATTCTTTAAATGATGTGGTGTCTTTGCAAGGCTGGAATACAAACCGGATATTTGATGGCGGGATTGATCTGGCGATTAAGACACTCAGTGAAATTGATACACCGCAGTTATTGGTCATCGATCTGACAGGCTGCATGGCTCCGCTTGAAAAAATTGCAGAACTTGCAAGCGTGTGTGAGGCGGGTGTGGGCCTTGTGTGTTTAGGCACAACCAATGACGTCAGCCTTTATCGCGACCTTTTGGATATGGGGGTGGAGGATTATCTGCTTAAACCCATTGATCCTGAGACATTGGCCCATGCCATTGAACGTGCCTGTGAAGTTGAAGAAGCTCCGATTGTGCCTGAAGATGAATGTGAAGGCGATGTGGTCTCCGTTTTTGGTGCACTTGGCGGGGTGGGCGCAACGGCAACGGCGCTCAACCTTGCATGGGATATATCTGAGCGAGAAGGCAAAAGGGTTGCTCTGGTGGATATGGATTTACATTTTGGCACCATTGCCCTTTCCCTTGATTTAGAGCCCGGCAAAGGCTTTCGTGAAGCATTAGAAAACCCAAGCCGGATTGATTCGCTTTTTCTAGAACGTGCTATGGTCAAGGTGAGTGAGCGTTTCAGCATCTTGGCTTGTGAAACAGATTTGGCAACCGTGTGTCACTTTGAAAGTGAAGCACTAGACCTGCTTATTGAGCGGTTGCGCCAAAAATATGATCTGGTGGTGTTAGATGTCCCGCGCGATTTATTGCCCCGTTGTGGGGACCTGCTTTCTCGCCTTGGTAAAATGATTGTGGTAAGCGATCTTTCCTTGGCGGGTATGCGCGATAGTCTGCGCATGACCCGTTATGCCAAGGACCATATGATTGAAGATAACCTGATGGTTTGTGCGTCACGCGCGGGTGAGAATAAAGAGCGTGAATTAAGCGTGAAAGAGTTTGAAAAAGGGATTGAGAAAACCTTATCCTGCACCATTCCCTATGATGCCAAAGGCTTTGCTGCTGCGGAAATGCAAGGCAGTGCCTTGATGAAAGTTGCACCCAAATCAAAAGCGGCCCAAGCCATGGAAAGCCTGTTTTCCAACTTTGTTGAAAAGGGCGCAGATGAGGTTGAAAAAACCTCTTTCTGGCGCAAGATATTTAAAGCCAAGTGA
- a CDS encoding CpaD family pilus assembly lipoprotein codes for MTKYIPMFVLASLLLSGCQTVQDMQSQRQAREPVVTQVDSRFEVGFGYGSSQLSPSAREKIDSFIMKHEVSRNDDIVIAVALQGGKISQKRAKKVAAYFRTFGFKPQLRGSNKQEGLQAVQVNLSRYSVSVPNCPDWTDEPNSTYHNQVHSNFGCAQAANLALMIGNPRDLVRGRESSPAQASVLSNAIIQYGQPRASTTSSTGGSE; via the coding sequence ATGACTAAATATATTCCAATGTTTGTTCTCGCTTCGCTCCTCCTTTCTGGCTGTCAAACCGTTCAGGATATGCAAAGCCAACGCCAAGCCCGTGAACCTGTCGTGACCCAGGTGGATAGTCGTTTTGAGGTCGGTTTTGGCTATGGTTCCAGCCAGTTATCACCAAGTGCGCGCGAAAAAATTGATAGCTTCATCATGAAACATGAAGTGAGCCGCAATGATGATATTGTGATTGCTGTGGCTTTACAGGGTGGCAAAATCTCTCAAAAACGTGCTAAAAAAGTGGCGGCTTATTTTCGCACCTTTGGGTTTAAACCTCAGCTGAGAGGCAGCAATAAACAAGAAGGGCTGCAAGCGGTTCAGGTGAATTTAAGCCGTTATAGCGTATCTGTGCCCAATTGCCCGGATTGGACGGATGAGCCAAATTCCACCTATCACAATCAGGTTCATTCAAACTTTGGCTGCGCACAAGCGGCAAACCTTGCTTTGATGATTGGTAATCCACGTGATCTGGTGCGCGGGCGTGAAAGCTCACCTGCCCAAGCCTCAGTCCTTTCTAATGCGATCATTCAATATGGGCAGCCCCGCGCAAGCACAACATCTTCTACAGGAGGGAGTGAATAA
- a CDS encoding type II and III secretion system protein family protein, with amino-acid sequence MMVNLQKMIRLFTLAFLVSFTPVEAKSVEILPQAQRSMAVEHNKSRLIRLSRPAASVFIANPDIADVQVKSPTLIYLFGKAVGTTTLYAVDGKDRIIANMDVDVTHNLKNLQKAVYRVAPHANVQFSSINGALVMDGTLNSAREAEEVRQIAQRFSPATSGVINRLRVDALNQVNLRVRIAEVSRDVDKRLGFDWSAMGTFGSVTSLALASTNPFAQAVSTLSVTSSDISGVIDAMEDEGLVTILSEPNLTAMSGEEASFLAGGEFPILVPGDSGPTITFREYGVRLSFKPVILDDGRINLQVEPEVSSLSESNSVSLNGYVIPALTTRKTKTTVELASGQSFAVAGLLQNKTGHNLNKFPGLGDLPILGTLFRSDSFQREESELVIIITPYLVKPITHAKAVVPTDGFSPPHDMERVFVGGAYHQEEKAGNGLTIDTKGRKLIGPVGFALN; translated from the coding sequence ATGATGGTGAACTTACAAAAAATGATCCGGCTTTTCACACTGGCTTTCCTTGTGTCTTTCACACCAGTAGAAGCAAAGTCAGTTGAGATTTTGCCCCAAGCGCAACGCTCTATGGCAGTGGAACATAATAAAAGCCGCCTGATCCGTTTATCACGCCCGGCAGCCTCGGTCTTTATCGCCAATCCTGATATTGCCGATGTGCAGGTAAAATCCCCAACCTTGATCTATCTTTTTGGTAAGGCCGTTGGCACCACCACCCTTTATGCGGTGGATGGCAAAGATCGCATTATTGCCAATATGGATGTGGATGTGACCCATAATTTGAAAAATTTACAAAAAGCGGTTTATCGCGTGGCGCCCCATGCAAATGTGCAGTTTTCCAGCATCAATGGCGCTCTTGTGATGGATGGCACCTTAAATTCTGCCCGCGAGGCTGAAGAGGTTCGCCAAATCGCCCAGCGTTTCAGCCCCGCCACCTCCGGTGTGATCAATCGTTTGCGTGTGGATGCGCTAAATCAGGTGAATTTGCGTGTACGTATTGCTGAAGTGTCGCGCGATGTGGATAAACGCCTTGGTTTTGATTGGAGCGCCATGGGCACTTTTGGCAGTGTTACATCACTGGCATTGGCCTCAACCAACCCCTTTGCCCAAGCTGTCAGCACCTTAAGTGTGACCAGTAGTGATATCAGCGGTGTGATTGATGCCATGGAAGATGAAGGTCTGGTGACGATCTTGTCTGAACCAAACCTGACGGCCATGAGTGGGGAAGAAGCCAGCTTCTTGGCGGGCGGTGAATTCCCCATTCTGGTGCCCGGTGATAGCGGCCCAACCATCACTTTTCGTGAATATGGTGTGCGCTTGTCTTTTAAACCCGTGATCTTGGATGATGGGCGGATCAATTTACAGGTGGAGCCTGAAGTGAGCTCCCTTTCTGAAAGCAATTCAGTTTCGCTTAACGGCTATGTCATTCCCGCCCTGACCACACGCAAAACCAAAACCACCGTTGAACTGGCAAGTGGGCAAAGCTTTGCGGTTGCAGGTCTGCTTCAAAATAAAACAGGCCATAACTTAAATAAATTCCCCGGCCTTGGTGATTTACCCATTTTAGGTACGCTGTTTCGCTCAGACAGTTTTCAGCGCGAAGAAAGTGAATTGGTCATCATCATCACGCCTTATCTGGTTAAACCCATCACCCATGCAAAAGCCGTTGTGCCAACCGATGGGTTTTCACCACCCCATGATATGGAACGTGTCTTTGTCGGTGGGGCATATCATCAAGAAGAAAAAGCAGGCAATGGCCTAACCATTGATACAAAAGGGCGCAAGCTTATCGGCCCTGTTGGTTTTGCACTGAATTAA